The following coding sequences lie in one Nitratireductor mangrovi genomic window:
- the pal gene encoding peptidoglycan-associated lipoprotein Pal: protein MRRIAALSRNPAAMALFMALAVAGCASKKIPNNPADLGLGAATPGSAQDFTVNVGDRIFFDTDSSLIRADAQATLAKQAQWLGQYGSYAITIEGHADERGTREYNLALGARRAAATRDFLVARGVASNRIKTITYGKERPVAVCDDISCWSQNRRAVTVLNGAGS from the coding sequence ATGCGCCGTATCGCAGCGCTCAGCAGGAATCCCGCGGCCATGGCGCTTTTCATGGCCCTGGCGGTTGCCGGCTGCGCATCCAAGAAAATTCCCAACAACCCGGCCGACCTCGGCCTCGGCGCGGCAACGCCCGGCTCGGCGCAGGACTTCACGGTCAATGTCGGCGACCGCATCTTTTTTGATACCGACTCGTCGCTGATCCGCGCCGATGCCCAGGCGACGCTGGCCAAGCAGGCACAGTGGCTGGGCCAGTACGGCTCCTACGCAATCACCATCGAGGGCCACGCCGACGAGCGCGGCACGCGCGAATACAATCTGGCGCTTGGCGCCCGGCGTGCCGCCGCGACACGCGACTTCCTGGTGGCGCGCGGCGTTGCATCGAACCGGATCAAGACGATCACCTACGGCAAGGAGCGTCCGGTTGCGGTCTGTGACGACATTTCCTGCTGGTCTCAGAACCGGCGGGCGGTGACGGTGCTGAACGGCGCCGGCAGCTGA
- the tilS gene encoding tRNA lysidine(34) synthetase TilS codes for MLSAAERFLANVEFDPARPVIAAVSGGGDSLALLILLHSHLKRHHPGTRLLAVTVDHGLRAGSAAEARAVGEICHRLDLDHEVRNWTGDKPKTGLMAAAREARVRLLLEAAHDAGAQMIVTGHTLDDQAETVLMRRARRSGRGLAGIAPATLLGGRTWLLRPLLGERRKTLRGYLGREGLSWTDDPSNENADFERVRARREMASGGANLFEELIREGNEAARRRTDEGRRAAALIGNYACMASPGLLRLASELPDDPDCEAAVLALRALIAVVGGREQLPDEARVADLRTRLATGPLRATLAGTVIDNRKAGIFLRREFRNGWTSAAPARPGLLWDGRFRVVGSAPRGARVEAAGHERATSRAEPSPDVPVSLQRLAMAAEPVLAQPSGGGEIEASAEVLRRVPAPWARYLPLFDFALAEAVAVLLDAERFPPPPLRGHNAAYSP; via the coding sequence TTGCTGAGCGCGGCTGAACGCTTTCTCGCGAACGTCGAATTCGATCCGGCCCGGCCGGTCATCGCCGCCGTTTCCGGCGGGGGTGATTCCCTCGCGCTACTGATCCTCCTCCATTCACATCTGAAACGTCACCATCCCGGGACAAGGCTGCTCGCGGTCACCGTCGATCACGGGCTGCGGGCCGGATCGGCGGCCGAGGCGCGAGCGGTGGGGGAGATCTGCCATCGGCTCGACCTCGACCACGAGGTGAGAAACTGGACCGGCGACAAGCCGAAGACCGGACTGATGGCGGCGGCGCGCGAGGCGCGGGTGCGGCTCCTGCTCGAAGCCGCGCACGATGCGGGCGCGCAGATGATTGTCACCGGCCACACGCTGGATGATCAGGCCGAAACCGTCCTAATGCGCCGCGCGCGTCGCTCCGGGCGCGGGCTGGCGGGTATAGCGCCGGCGACACTGCTTGGCGGGCGGACGTGGCTGTTGCGCCCCTTGCTCGGAGAGCGGCGAAAGACCTTGCGCGGCTACCTAGGCCGTGAGGGGCTGTCGTGGACCGACGACCCGAGCAACGAAAACGCCGACTTCGAGCGTGTGCGCGCACGCCGCGAGATGGCATCGGGCGGCGCGAACTTGTTCGAGGAATTGATCCGGGAGGGAAACGAAGCCGCGCGCCGGCGAACCGACGAGGGACGGCGCGCGGCGGCGCTGATCGGGAATTACGCCTGTATGGCCTCGCCCGGGCTACTGCGCCTGGCGTCCGAACTCCCCGATGATCCCGACTGCGAGGCAGCCGTGCTTGCGCTGCGTGCGCTGATCGCTGTCGTGGGCGGACGCGAACAGCTGCCGGACGAGGCGCGGGTCGCAGACCTGCGCACAAGGCTTGCGACCGGCCCGTTGCGCGCCACGCTCGCCGGCACCGTCATCGACAACCGCAAGGCCGGCATCTTCCTGCGTCGTGAATTCCGCAACGGCTGGACGAGTGCGGCGCCGGCGCGGCCGGGCTTGCTCTGGGACGGGCGTTTCCGTGTCGTCGGATCGGCGCCGCGGGGAGCTAGGGTCGAGGCCGCCGGACACGAGCGGGCGACGAGCCGGGCGGAACCTTCGCCTGACGTGCCGGTCTCGCTGCAACGGTTGGCCATGGCGGCCGAGCCGGTGCTTGCACAGCCGTCGGGAGGCGGCGAGATAGAAGCCTCGGCGGAGGTGTTGCGGCGTGTGCCGGCGCCATGGGCGCGCTACCTGCCGTTGTTCGATTTCGCTCTAGCCGAAGCCGTCGCGGTGCTCCTCGATGCGGAGCGTTTTCCGCCACCGCCTTTGCGCGGTCACAATGCCGCATATTCTCCTTAA
- a CDS encoding cell envelope integrity protein TolA codes for MKVGLVTSTAMHAVLLGFGLVTLSAPRAYETVEEEAVMVDTIPIEEWTRIQEGEKEAPARETPAPLPTERPEVVEEAQRAGENTVDTEVAPTPEPKPRPVETAALPEPPPEPAPQPDPEPEPAPAKAAEEKPAPVPATEVTPEPQPKQEVEPDPVAETVVAENPEAEATRLPDTAPTPEARPQPPQAQTAKAPERKDAQEPAEKQAANLAESSDELLDDVAALLNKEKPSGGGAKRSTREASLGAETRRNAEKLSRSEMDGLRQKLAGCWAIPAGIVDYELLKVSVRFQLDRAGNLEGRPEIIEGGASSGPGRIAAESAVRAVQKCEPFNLPSEKYDTWAEVIVHFDPSDMF; via the coding sequence ATGAAGGTCGGCCTCGTCACCTCGACGGCGATGCATGCGGTGCTTCTGGGCTTTGGCCTCGTCACCCTCTCGGCGCCGCGCGCCTATGAGACGGTCGAGGAAGAAGCGGTGATGGTCGACACCATTCCGATCGAGGAATGGACCCGGATCCAGGAAGGCGAGAAGGAAGCTCCGGCGCGCGAGACGCCGGCGCCGCTGCCCACCGAGCGCCCGGAAGTGGTCGAGGAGGCGCAACGCGCGGGAGAGAACACCGTCGACACCGAAGTTGCGCCGACGCCGGAACCCAAGCCGAGGCCGGTGGAGACCGCGGCGTTGCCCGAGCCGCCGCCAGAGCCGGCGCCGCAGCCCGACCCCGAGCCGGAGCCCGCACCGGCCAAGGCCGCCGAGGAAAAGCCCGCGCCGGTGCCGGCGACCGAGGTGACGCCCGAGCCGCAGCCGAAGCAGGAGGTCGAGCCCGACCCGGTCGCCGAGACCGTCGTTGCGGAAAACCCGGAGGCCGAGGCAACTAGGCTTCCCGATACCGCGCCGACGCCGGAAGCCCGTCCGCAGCCGCCGCAGGCACAGACGGCCAAGGCGCCGGAACGCAAGGATGCGCAGGAGCCGGCCGAAAAGCAGGCCGCGAACCTGGCGGAAAGCTCCGACGAACTGCTCGACGACGTCGCCGCGCTGCTCAACAAGGAAAAGCCCTCCGGCGGTGGCGCCAAGCGCTCGACGCGGGAAGCCTCGCTGGGCGCCGAAACGCGGCGCAATGCCGAGAAGCTGTCACGCAGCGAGATGGACGGGTTGCGGCAGAAGCTTGCCGGCTGCTGGGCCATACCCGCCGGCATCGTCGATTACGAACTCCTGAAGGTGTCGGTGCGCTTCCAACTCGACCGCGCCGGCAACCTCGAGGGGCGGCCAGAGATCATCGAGGGCGGCGCTTCATCGGGCCCCGGCCGCATCGCCGCCGAATCGGCGGTGCGCGCGGTGCAGAAGTGCGAACCGTTCAATCTGCCGAGCGAAAAATACGATACCTGGGCCGAAGTGATTGTCCATTTCGATCCCAGCGATATGTTCTAG
- the ftsH gene encoding ATP-dependent zinc metalloprotease FtsH — MNPNYRNLALWAIIAVLLIALFNLFQTPQQRGSSREVAYSEFLQDVSNGRVKSVTISGERITGTYNDGGGSFQTYSPGDPTLVSRLEDRGVTINARPEADGSNSLFGYLISWLPMILILGVWIFFMRQMQSGSGRAMGFGKSKAKLLTEAHGRVTFADVAGVDEAKEDLEEIVEFLRDPQKFQRLGGKIPRGVLLVGPPGTGKTLLARSVAGEANVPFFTISGSDFVEMFVGVGASRVRDMFEQAKKNAPCIIFIDEIDAVGRHRGAGLGGGNDEREQTLNQLLVEMDGFETNEGIILIAATNRPDVLDPALLRPGRFDRQVVVPNPDISGREKILKVHSRNVPLAPNVDLKVLARGTPGFSGADLANLVNEAALLAARRNKRLVTMAEFEDAKDKVMMGAERRSHAMTQEEKELTAFHEAGHAIVALNVPSSDPLHKATIIPRGRALGMVMQLPEGDRYSMSYKYMISRLAIMMGGRVAEELKFGKENITSGAASDIDQATKLARAMVTRWGFSDKLGQVAYGDNQEEVFLGHSVARQQNMSEETQQIIDAEVRRLIDEAYDAARDILTKKKKGWIAIAEGLLEYETLSGDEIRQLLAGQKPSRDQGDDTPPSRGSAVPKAGHRAEGKKKGGDEPEGGMEPQPQG, encoded by the coding sequence ATGAATCCGAACTATCGCAATCTCGCGCTCTGGGCGATCATCGCCGTACTGCTGATCGCGCTCTTCAACCTGTTCCAGACGCCGCAGCAACGTGGCAGTTCGCGCGAGGTCGCCTATTCGGAGTTCCTCCAGGATGTCTCCAACGGGCGGGTGAAGTCGGTGACGATTTCCGGCGAACGGATCACCGGCACCTACAATGACGGCGGCGGCAGTTTCCAGACCTACTCGCCCGGCGACCCGACATTGGTCAGCCGGCTCGAGGATCGCGGCGTGACCATCAATGCGCGACCTGAAGCGGATGGCTCCAACTCGCTCTTCGGCTACCTGATTTCATGGCTGCCGATGATCCTGATCCTCGGCGTATGGATATTCTTCATGCGCCAGATGCAGTCGGGCTCCGGGCGTGCCATGGGCTTCGGCAAGTCGAAGGCCAAGCTGCTGACAGAGGCGCATGGTCGCGTGACCTTTGCCGATGTGGCTGGCGTCGACGAGGCCAAGGAAGACCTCGAGGAGATCGTGGAGTTCCTGCGCGACCCGCAAAAGTTCCAGCGCCTCGGCGGCAAGATCCCGCGCGGCGTGCTTTTGGTCGGCCCGCCCGGAACCGGCAAGACGCTGCTGGCGCGCTCCGTCGCCGGCGAAGCCAATGTGCCGTTCTTCACCATTTCCGGTTCCGACTTCGTCGAGATGTTTGTCGGCGTCGGCGCGAGCCGCGTGCGCGACATGTTCGAGCAGGCCAAGAAGAACGCGCCCTGCATCATCTTCATCGACGAGATCGACGCTGTCGGCCGCCATCGCGGCGCCGGCCTCGGCGGCGGCAATGACGAGCGCGAGCAGACGCTGAACCAGCTGCTGGTCGAGATGGACGGCTTCGAGACCAATGAAGGCATCATCCTGATCGCGGCCACCAACCGGCCCGACGTGCTTGACCCGGCGCTGTTGCGGCCGGGCCGTTTCGACCGCCAGGTGGTGGTGCCGAACCCGGACATCTCCGGCCGCGAGAAGATCCTCAAGGTCCACTCGCGCAACGTGCCGCTGGCCCCCAATGTCGACCTCAAGGTGCTGGCGCGCGGCACGCCGGGCTTCTCCGGTGCCGACCTTGCCAACCTCGTCAACGAGGCAGCACTGCTTGCGGCGCGCCGCAACAAGCGGCTCGTCACCATGGCCGAGTTCGAGGACGCCAAGGACAAGGTGATGATGGGCGCCGAGCGTCGCTCGCACGCCATGACCCAGGAGGAGAAGGAACTGACCGCCTTCCACGAGGCGGGTCACGCCATTGTCGCGCTCAACGTGCCTTCATCCGACCCGCTGCACAAGGCGACGATCATTCCGCGTGGACGGGCGCTCGGCATGGTGATGCAACTGCCCGAGGGCGACCGCTATTCGATGAGCTACAAGTACATGATCTCCAGGCTGGCGATCATGATGGGCGGACGTGTCGCCGAGGAGCTCAAGTTCGGCAAGGAAAACATCACCTCCGGTGCGGCCTCCGACATCGACCAGGCGACGAAGCTGGCGCGCGCCATGGTGACGCGCTGGGGCTTTTCCGACAAGCTTGGTCAGGTTGCCTATGGCGACAACCAGGAAGAGGTCTTCCTCGGCCACTCGGTGGCGCGGCAGCAGAACATGTCGGAGGAAACCCAGCAGATTATCGACGCCGAGGTGCGCCGGCTGATCGACGAGGCCTATGATGCCGCGCGCGATATCCTGACCAAGAAGAAGAAGGGCTGGATCGCGATCGCCGAAGGCCTGCTCGAATACGAGACTTTGTCCGGCGACGAGATTCGCCAGTTGCTGGCGGGCCAGAAGCCGTCGCGCGACCAGGGCGACGACACGCCGCCGTCGCGCGGCTCGGCGGTGCCCAAGGCCGGCCACCGCGCCGAAGGCAAGAAGAAGGGCGGCGACGAACCCGAAGGCGGGATGGAGCCGCAGCCGCAAGGCTGA
- the tolR gene encoding protein TolR — translation MAMSVMQSGGRGGRGHRRRGRHHALMSEINVTPFVDVMLVLLIIFMVAAPLLTVGVPIDLPETQAKALNSDTQPITVSVNNQGQIFLQETEVPIDEVVPKLEAISRTGYDERIYVRGDKAADYGTIMKVMARISAAGFRNLGLVTLQEQDS, via the coding sequence ATGGCCATGTCGGTAATGCAGTCGGGCGGACGCGGAGGCAGGGGTCACCGCCGCCGCGGACGCCATCACGCGCTGATGTCGGAGATCAACGTGACGCCGTTCGTCGACGTCATGCTGGTGCTCCTGATCATCTTCATGGTCGCGGCGCCGCTCCTGACCGTCGGTGTGCCGATCGACCTTCCCGAGACCCAGGCCAAGGCGCTCAACTCTGATACGCAGCCGATCACCGTCTCGGTGAACAACCAGGGGCAGATCTTCCTGCAGGAAACCGAGGTGCCGATCGACGAGGTCGTGCCCAAGCTTGAGGCGATCTCCCGCACTGGCTACGACGAGCGCATTTATGTGCGCGGCGACAAGGCCGCCGACTACGGCACGATCATGAAGGTGATGGCGCGTATTTCGGCGGCGGGCTTCCGCAATCTTGGCCTCGTCACCCTTCAGGAACAGGACAGCTGA
- the tolQ gene encoding protein TolQ, whose translation MESLALAEPTASLSVWTLFWQAGWVVKLVMIGLLAASIWTWAIIIDKLIAYGRMRGALDRFEQSFWSGQSLEDLYRALSERTTTGMGSIFVAAMAEWKKSFEKGARSPIALQTRIDKAMDLALTREMERLEGRLGFLATIGSSAPFIGLFGTVVGIMTSFQAIAGSKSTSLAVVAPGIAEALLATAIGLLAAIPAVVAYNKLSSDAGKIAVRMEGFADEFSAILSRQIDERVSQKA comes from the coding sequence ATGGAATCTCTTGCTCTCGCAGAGCCGACCGCGAGTCTATCGGTCTGGACGCTGTTCTGGCAGGCCGGCTGGGTGGTCAAGCTGGTCATGATCGGGCTGCTTGCGGCCTCGATCTGGACCTGGGCCATCATCATCGACAAGCTTATCGCCTATGGCCGCATGCGCGGTGCGCTCGACCGTTTCGAACAGAGTTTCTGGTCCGGACAATCGCTGGAAGACCTCTACCGGGCGCTGTCCGAGCGCACCACCACCGGAATGGGCTCGATCTTCGTTGCCGCTATGGCCGAGTGGAAAAAGAGCTTCGAAAAGGGTGCACGCTCGCCGATCGCGTTGCAGACACGCATCGACAAGGCGATGGACCTCGCGCTTACCCGCGAGATGGAGCGGCTGGAAGGCCGGCTCGGCTTCCTTGCCACCATCGGCTCTTCGGCCCCCTTCATCGGCCTCTTCGGTACGGTGGTCGGCATCATGACCTCGTTCCAGGCGATTGCCGGGTCGAAGTCGACCAGCCTCGCGGTTGTCGCACCCGGTATCGCCGAGGCGCTGCTGGCGACCGCGATCGGCCTGCTCGCCGCTATCCCGGCGGTTGTCGCCTACAACAAGCTTTCCTCGGATGCCGGCAAGATCGCGGTGCGCATGGAGGGCTTCGCGGACGAGTTCTCCGCCATACTCTCGCGGCAAATCGATGAAAGAGTTTCCCAGAAGGCCTGA
- the ybgF gene encoding tol-pal system protein YbgF: MKSKITFLVAVALPFAFSALAHAGPAGMPVTGLRAVDGAAKPRILKVQANDPRIGELEEQVRQLTGKVEELTFMILQMQEQVRKMQEDNEFRFQQLEEKRTDAGAASPQRQAADGATDESAGSNDRGELPKNLGTITFDENGNPTGGTVETDNELPGVEVTGEGAGEARDETVVAALPDTDNPDELYRNAYSFILSGDYSTAEAGFREHIERFPDDEKTPDAHYWLGEALLGKQEYRGAAEIFLNASRDYPQSTKAPDMLLKLGVSLAALNQRDVACATYQEIGKRYQNLSPALKERVKAEQALAGC; this comes from the coding sequence ATGAAATCGAAGATCACTTTTCTGGTGGCCGTCGCACTGCCGTTCGCGTTTTCCGCGCTCGCTCATGCCGGGCCGGCGGGAATGCCGGTAACGGGACTGCGCGCGGTCGATGGCGCGGCCAAGCCGCGGATCCTGAAGGTGCAGGCCAACGATCCGCGTATCGGTGAGCTCGAGGAGCAGGTGCGCCAGCTCACAGGCAAGGTCGAGGAACTGACCTTCATGATCCTGCAGATGCAGGAACAGGTGCGCAAGATGCAGGAAGACAACGAGTTCCGGTTCCAGCAGCTCGAGGAAAAACGCACCGATGCCGGCGCGGCATCGCCACAGCGGCAGGCCGCCGACGGTGCGACAGACGAGTCGGCCGGGAGCAATGATCGCGGTGAATTGCCGAAAAATCTCGGTACGATCACGTTCGACGAGAACGGCAACCCGACCGGCGGTACCGTCGAGACCGACAACGAGCTGCCGGGCGTCGAGGTGACCGGCGAAGGCGCTGGCGAGGCTCGCGATGAAACGGTGGTGGCCGCGTTGCCCGATACCGACAATCCGGACGAACTCTACCGCAACGCCTATTCGTTCATCCTGTCGGGCGACTATTCGACCGCCGAGGCGGGATTTCGCGAGCATATCGAGCGCTTTCCGGATGACGAGAAGACGCCCGACGCGCATTACTGGCTCGGTGAGGCGCTGCTCGGCAAGCAGGAGTACCGCGGGGCGGCGGAGATTTTCCTGAACGCCAGCCGCGACTATCCGCAATCGACCAAGGCGCCCGACATGCTCCTGAAGCTCGGCGTGTCGCTGGCCGCCCTCAACCAGCGTGACGTGGCATGCGCGACCTATCAGGAGATCGGAAAGCGCTACCAGAACCTGTCGCCGGCGCTGAAAGAGCGGGTCAAGGCGGAGCAGGCCCTGGCGGGTTGCTGA
- the ybgC gene encoding tol-pal system-associated acyl-CoA thioesterase — MADHGEWPKGIAGVWTADGHRLYARVYYADTDFSGVVYHARYLEFFERGRSDFLRLAGVHHTELADGKHGERLVWVVRKMEIEFRAPARIDDILTIESRTADISGARIFMEQELKRGETVLVTAKVEAAIVSETGRPRRFPKEWADAFLRRTQG; from the coding sequence ATGGCGGATCATGGTGAATGGCCGAAGGGTATTGCCGGCGTATGGACCGCCGACGGCCACCGCCTCTACGCACGGGTCTATTACGCCGACACCGACTTTTCCGGTGTGGTCTACCACGCCCGCTACCTCGAGTTTTTCGAACGCGGACGGTCCGATTTCCTGCGCCTTGCAGGCGTGCATCACACCGAACTGGCCGACGGCAAGCATGGCGAGAGGCTGGTCTGGGTGGTGCGCAAGATGGAGATCGAGTTCCGCGCGCCGGCCCGCATAGACGACATCCTCACGATCGAGTCGCGCACTGCCGACATCTCCGGCGCCCGCATCTTCATGGAGCAGGAACTGAAGCGCGGCGAAACGGTGCTGGTCACAGCCAAGGTAGAGGCCGCGATTGTCTCGGAGACCGGTCGCCCGCGCCGCTTCCCCAAGGAGTGGGCCGACGCCTTCCTGCGTCGCACGCAAGGCTAG
- the tolB gene encoding Tol-Pal system beta propeller repeat protein TolB produces the protein MKSVLLALALAVSGAAMVAPARALVEIDVNKGVIEPLPIAITEFLSAGALGKEISDIVAADLQRSGLFAPIDRGAFIEKISNPDAAPRFEDWKVINAQALVTGRVTEEADGRVRAEFRLWDTFAGQQMIGEQFFASKANTRRVAHIIADSIYERLTGEKGYFDTRVVFIDESGPKNQRRKRLAIMDQDGANVRYLSDGRAIALTPRFSPNRQEITYMSYESGQPQVYLLQIETGQRELVGNFPGMTFAPRFSPDGQKVIMSLLRDDGNSNIYTLDLRSRTTTRLTNSNAIDTSPSYSPDGSEIVFTSDRGGRAQIYAMSADGSNQRRISFGDGAYSTPVWSPRGDLIAFTKQSGGEFQIGVMRTDGSGERILSSGFSQEGPTWAPNGRVIMFFRQPAGAAGPQLYSIDLTGRNEQRIGSPNFASDPAWSPLLD, from the coding sequence ATGAAATCCGTGCTCCTGGCGCTTGCGCTTGCCGTGTCGGGCGCCGCCATGGTCGCGCCGGCGCGTGCGCTGGTCGAGATCGACGTCAACAAGGGCGTCATCGAGCCGCTGCCGATCGCCATCACCGAATTCCTGTCGGCCGGTGCGCTCGGCAAGGAGATCTCCGATATCGTTGCGGCCGATCTCCAGCGCTCGGGCCTGTTCGCGCCGATCGACCGTGGCGCCTTCATCGAGAAGATATCCAATCCCGACGCGGCGCCGCGCTTCGAGGACTGGAAGGTGATCAACGCGCAGGCGCTGGTCACCGGCCGCGTCACCGAAGAAGCCGACGGCCGCGTTCGCGCCGAGTTCCGCCTCTGGGACACCTTCGCCGGGCAGCAGATGATCGGCGAGCAGTTCTTTGCCTCCAAGGCGAACACGCGCCGCGTCGCTCACATCATCGCCGATTCCATCTACGAGCGGCTGACGGGCGAGAAGGGCTATTTCGACACGCGCGTCGTCTTCATCGACGAGTCCGGGCCCAAGAACCAGCGCCGCAAGCGGCTGGCGATCATGGACCAGGACGGCGCCAATGTGCGCTATCTGTCGGACGGTCGTGCGATCGCGCTGACGCCGCGCTTCTCGCCCAACCGCCAGGAAATCACCTACATGTCCTACGAGAGCGGGCAGCCGCAGGTGTACCTGCTGCAGATCGAGACCGGGCAGCGCGAACTCGTCGGCAATTTCCCGGGCATGACGTTCGCGCCGCGCTTTTCGCCAGACGGGCAGAAGGTGATCATGAGCCTTCTGCGTGACGATGGAAACTCCAATATCTACACGCTGGACCTCAGGAGCCGGACCACGACCCGGCTGACCAATTCAAACGCGATCGACACCTCGCCGTCCTATTCGCCGGACGGCAGCGAGATCGTCTTCACCTCGGACCGCGGCGGCCGCGCACAGATCTACGCGATGAGCGCCGACGGCTCCAACCAGCGCCGCATCTCGTTCGGCGATGGCGCCTATTCGACCCCGGTGTGGTCGCCGCGTGGCGACTTGATCGCGTTCACCAAGCAGTCGGGCGGCGAGTTTCAGATCGGCGTCATGCGCACGGACGGGTCCGGCGAGCGCATTCTTTCGAGCGGCTTCAGCCAGGAAGGGCCGACCTGGGCGCCCAACGGCCGGGTGATCATGTTCTTCCGCCAGCCAGCCGGCGCGGCCGGGCCGCAGCTTTATTCGATCGATCTGACCGGCCGCAACGAGCAGAGGATCGGCAGCCCCAACTTCGCCTCCGATCCGGCCTGGTCGCCACTGCTCGACTGA